In a single window of the Arachis hypogaea cultivar Tifrunner chromosome 6, arahy.Tifrunner.gnm2.J5K5, whole genome shotgun sequence genome:
- the LOC112805583 gene encoding uncharacterized protein — protein MLKRIGKNWKDTRNHLFHMCYKQIRTYEKNLKHHPAGIDKNDWKKFVDYRLNEETQKKCKQNALNRSKQLYTHTGGSKILAREKDEVEREQGRPVGRGELFIMTHKKKMARISIPMRVLLVKQLRMLRGRMDPLNTFHKMTRYHRFSERSTQDEFVL, from the exons ATGTTGAAGAGGATAGGAAAGAACTGGAAGGATACAAGGAACCACTTGTTTCATATGTGTTACAAACAAATTCGAACTTATGAGAAAAATCTCAAGCATCACCCTGCAGGAATAGACAAAAATGATTGGAAAAAGTTCGTTGACTATCGCCTGAATGAAGAAACACAG AAAAAGTGTAAACAGAACGCTTTAAATCGAAGCAAGCAACTTTACACACATACTGGGGGCTCCAAAATATTGGCAAGAGAAAAAGACGAAGTG GAGAGAGAGCAAGGAAGGCCCGTTGGTAGAGGAGAGTTGTTTATCATGACTCATAAGAAAAAAATGGCTCGTATATCCATCCCGATGCGCGTGTTGTTAGT GAAGCAATTGCGAATGTTGAGAGGTAGGATGGATCCTCTAAACACCTTTCACAAAATGACTCGCTATCACAGGTTCTCGGAAAGGAGCACCCAGGACGAGTTCGTGCTCTAG